A region of Reichenbachiella carrageenanivorans DNA encodes the following proteins:
- a CDS encoding phosphatidate phosphatase App1 family protein produces MGLKKRDHTPVVWQVSSIHLNNRTFISGVLLNKAPFSFSKKTGKLQHAWKVVLSYFTKVYANKKIWITTNLSTQTTFTDSFGSFFIFTTHQAQGTIDIRTTAQGRPLTIMQNYPVEFLNTDSPFDIISDIDDTIIVSHTASFLQRIRTILFKLPFERKTVKYAAQLFEESEKLHARLYYVSKSESNLFELIASIIHANQLPKGVMILTPYLSIRQLMTSKKGFDFKANNIKFILENTGNKKYILLGDDTQKDMEVYAKIIKDHPERILKVYIRKTKSKSSIMQNTLWQKLKSTGVPTLYFDHDAEIDINSELIKLDV; encoded by the coding sequence TTGGGCTTAAAAAAAAGAGATCATACACCTGTCGTTTGGCAAGTTTCATCTATCCATTTAAACAACAGGACATTCATAAGTGGTGTGCTGCTAAACAAAGCTCCTTTTTCCTTTTCTAAAAAAACTGGAAAACTGCAGCACGCCTGGAAGGTGGTACTGTCCTATTTCACAAAGGTATATGCCAACAAAAAAATTTGGATCACTACAAACCTATCCACCCAAACCACCTTCACCGATAGCTTTGGCAGCTTTTTTATTTTCACTACACATCAAGCCCAAGGCACCATAGACATAAGAACCACTGCACAGGGTCGCCCCTTAACCATCATGCAAAATTACCCTGTCGAATTTCTCAATACAGACAGTCCATTTGACATCATCTCAGATATCGATGATACAATTATCGTATCTCATACAGCTAGTTTTCTGCAAAGAATCCGTACGATCCTATTCAAATTGCCGTTTGAAAGAAAGACCGTAAAATATGCGGCACAATTGTTTGAGGAATCCGAAAAACTCCATGCACGCCTATACTACGTCTCGAAAAGTGAAAGCAATTTATTTGAATTGATCGCCTCCATTATTCACGCAAATCAATTGCCAAAAGGGGTCATGATCCTTACTCCATACCTGAGTATCAGGCAGCTGATGACCAGCAAAAAGGGATTCGATTTCAAGGCTAACAACATTAAATTTATCCTTGAAAATACAGGAAACAAAAAATACATCTTGCTCGGTGATGACACACAAAAGGACATGGAAGTGTATGCGAAAATCATAAAAGACCATCCCGAAAGGATTCTGAAAGTGTATATCAGAAAGACGAAATCAAAATCTTCGATCATGCAAAACACCTTGTGGCAAAAACTCAAATCAACAGGCGTTCCTACTTTGTATTTTGATCATGACGCTGAAATTGATATAAATAGTGAATTGATAAAACTCGACGTATGA
- a CDS encoding DUF2062 domain-containing protein, producing the protein MKNYKDQFVFKIKRHFLEVLKTKTSDHSVAMGFAIGSFVAILPTPGISFLIGLAIVALFKTINKYALFFAMLVWNIWTLAPIYWASYEIGEAIFGKADVIKFEVDEWDQVFDYTLRFLVGNLFLALPISTISYFGVRWMVRKWRVKRHR; encoded by the coding sequence TTGAAAAACTATAAGGATCAGTTCGTATTTAAAATCAAAAGGCACTTCCTCGAAGTGCTCAAGACTAAAACCTCGGATCACTCTGTGGCGATGGGATTTGCCATAGGGAGCTTTGTTGCGATACTACCCACACCGGGCATTAGTTTCCTAATCGGTCTGGCCATCGTAGCTCTTTTCAAGACCATCAATAAGTACGCTTTGTTCTTTGCCATGCTCGTCTGGAACATCTGGACACTGGCTCCCATCTACTGGGCGAGCTATGAAATAGGTGAAGCCATTTTCGGCAAAGCTGACGTGATCAAATTTGAAGTAGACGAATGGGATCAGGTTTTCGACTATACCCTGCGTTTTCTAGTAGGCAACTTATTTCTAGCTCTTCCGATCTCCACAATCAGTTATTTTGGGGTGAGATGGATGGTACGCAAATGGCGAGTGAAACGGCATAGATAA
- the glpX gene encoding class II fructose-bisphosphatase, translated as MIDQEQLVDDLKAVVCSAAAAAKKFVGTGEKEAGDQAAVDAMRQAFEVAQMDGVVRVGEGEKDDAPMLYVGEKLGNGQGMKVDIAIDPVEGTSLMAAGKPNAIAVVAATDQGAFWDAGSAYYMNKIVVGPEAKGAIDINKSATENLQAIAKAKHKKVEDLVIYVLDKPRHVSLRQEIEAAGARVDLHAEGDVIGSVLALISDSEIDALMGIGGAPEAVITAAAVLALGGDMQGKLAPQQDEERQALLEEGCDLDRVLYLKDLVKSDWAVFAAAGVTAGLLLDEPKDSASGEMVVEYLVIGPEAGEIDNDFYALLTD; from the coding sequence ATGATAGATCAGGAGCAATTGGTAGATGACCTCAAGGCAGTAGTGTGTAGTGCTGCCGCAGCGGCTAAAAAATTTGTAGGAACTGGAGAAAAGGAAGCTGGAGATCAAGCAGCAGTAGATGCTATGCGTCAGGCATTTGAAGTCGCACAGATGGATGGTGTAGTGCGTGTAGGCGAAGGGGAAAAAGACGACGCACCTATGCTCTATGTGGGGGAAAAACTAGGCAACGGACAGGGGATGAAAGTAGACATAGCCATAGACCCAGTAGAAGGCACGTCGCTCATGGCAGCAGGCAAGCCCAATGCCATTGCTGTAGTAGCGGCTACAGATCAGGGTGCTTTTTGGGATGCTGGTAGTGCGTATTATATGAACAAAATTGTAGTTGGCCCAGAGGCGAAAGGCGCCATAGATATCAACAAATCTGCGACAGAAAATTTGCAAGCGATTGCGAAAGCGAAACATAAAAAAGTAGAAGATCTTGTGATTTATGTGCTGGACAAGCCTAGACATGTATCGCTCCGACAAGAAATAGAAGCCGCTGGTGCTCGCGTAGACCTTCATGCCGAAGGAGATGTAATAGGCTCTGTGCTTGCACTGATATCGGATAGCGAGATAGATGCACTAATGGGAATCGGAGGGGCACCAGAGGCGGTCATCACAGCAGCGGCTGTGCTGGCACTGGGGGGAGATATGCAAGGCAAACTAGCCCCACAGCAGGACGAGGAGCGGCAAGCACTTTTGGAAGAAGGCTGTGACTTAGACCGTGTGCTTTATTTGAAAGATTTGGTGAAATCTGATTGGGCGGTTTTTGCTGCAGCTGGAGTCACCGCAGGGTTGCTCCTAGACGAGCCTAAAGACAGTGCGTCTGGGGAGATGGTCGTAGAGTACCTAGTGATAGGGCCAGAAGCCGGCGAAATAGACAACGACTTCTACGCTTTACTCACCGATTAG
- the galE gene encoding UDP-glucose 4-epimerase GalE, which yields MGKILVTGGTGYIGSHTVVELQQNGFDVLIVDNLSNSRKEVLTKIADISGTMPDFVELDLRNESAVMNLFKNHSIDAVIHFAASKSVGESVQNPHLYYHNNVGAMLHLIKAMEMHEVKSFVFSSSCTVYGQPDQLPVTEQTPTKPAESPYGNTKKICEDILRDYTKVNASFQAIALRYFNPVGAHESALIGERPSGVPNNLIPYLLETVAGIREKLSVFGDDYSTPDGTAVRDYIHVVDLAKAHVIALQRMLAEKQKSNYEVFNLGSGNGYSVLEIIQAFEKVNDIKVNYEIAPRRAGDIEKIYADTTYANDELGWSAALGIDEMMRTAWAWQKKLSAE from the coding sequence ATGGGTAAAATTTTAGTCACAGGAGGTACAGGATATATTGGGTCGCATACGGTTGTAGAATTACAACAAAACGGATTTGATGTTTTGATCGTGGACAACTTGTCTAACTCACGAAAAGAGGTGTTGACCAAAATCGCGGACATCAGTGGTACGATGCCTGATTTTGTGGAGCTGGATTTGAGAAACGAGTCTGCTGTGATGAATTTGTTTAAGAACCATTCCATAGATGCAGTGATCCATTTTGCGGCAAGCAAGTCTGTGGGTGAGTCAGTACAAAACCCGCATTTGTATTACCACAACAATGTGGGGGCTATGCTGCATTTGATCAAAGCCATGGAAATGCATGAGGTGAAATCATTCGTATTTTCATCGTCTTGTACGGTGTACGGACAGCCCGACCAGCTCCCTGTGACAGAGCAAACTCCGACTAAGCCTGCCGAATCCCCATATGGCAACACCAAAAAAATCTGTGAGGATATTTTAAGGGATTACACAAAAGTGAATGCGTCGTTTCAGGCCATAGCGCTTCGGTATTTCAATCCAGTAGGCGCGCACGAATCGGCGCTGATCGGAGAGAGACCTAGCGGTGTGCCCAACAACCTGATTCCTTATTTGCTAGAAACTGTGGCAGGAATTCGTGAAAAACTGAGCGTATTTGGAGACGACTACAGTACGCCTGATGGCACGGCTGTGCGCGACTATATCCACGTGGTAGACTTAGCCAAAGCACACGTGATTGCCTTGCAGCGCATGCTAGCAGAAAAGCAGAAATCGAACTACGAAGTGTTTAACCTCGGTTCGGGCAATGGGTATTCTGTGCTAGAAATCATACAGGCGTTTGAGAAGGTAAATGACATTAAGGTGAATTATGAAATTGCTCCACGAAGAGCAGGAGATATAGAAAAAATCTACGCCGATACCACTTATGCCAATGACGAATTGGGCTGGTCGGCTGCACTAGGCATCGATGAAATGATGCGTACGGCATGGGCTTGGCAGAAAAAATTAAGTGCAGAATAG
- a CDS encoding crotonase/enoyl-CoA hydratase family protein, which translates to MSHSFVTTKIKKHVLHIVLNRAEKMNAFTYAMLQELSDAYTQMENDSDIRCGLLYAHGDHFTTGLDLADVSKHIQKGATLFAEGNIDPLQVFDKNRTKPVVIAVHGHCLTIGIEMILASDICVAGENTKLGQIEVKRGILAFGGATLRFHQRCGWGNAMKYLLTGDTFDAQEALRIGLVQQVAADPIVAATALAERIAQQAPLAVQATLASAKTALLDGQEAAEKQLMPTLHHLMQTSDAQEGLMSFLERRTAKFEGK; encoded by the coding sequence ATGAGTCATTCCTTCGTCACCACCAAGATCAAAAAACATGTGCTGCATATCGTGCTAAACCGTGCAGAAAAAATGAACGCCTTTACCTACGCCATGCTACAGGAGCTATCCGATGCGTATACGCAGATGGAAAATGACTCTGACATTAGGTGTGGATTGCTGTATGCTCATGGAGATCATTTCACCACTGGTTTGGATCTGGCGGATGTGTCCAAACATATCCAAAAAGGTGCGACACTTTTTGCCGAAGGCAACATTGATCCCTTACAAGTTTTTGATAAAAATAGAACCAAACCCGTGGTGATCGCGGTACACGGCCATTGCCTCACGATAGGCATCGAAATGATCCTAGCCAGCGATATCTGTGTGGCAGGAGAAAACACCAAACTAGGACAGATAGAAGTAAAGCGAGGCATTTTGGCTTTTGGTGGTGCTACGCTGCGATTTCACCAGCGCTGCGGCTGGGGAAATGCCATGAAATACCTACTCACTGGCGATACTTTTGATGCACAAGAAGCATTACGGATCGGGCTTGTGCAACAGGTAGCCGCAGACCCGATTGTAGCAGCTACAGCGCTTGCCGAGCGCATCGCACAGCAAGCACCTCTGGCGGTACAGGCTACTTTGGCCAGTGCCAAAACAGCCCTGCTCGACGGGCAAGAGGCAGCTGAAAAGCAGCTCATGCCCACTCTTCATCACCTCATGCAGACCAGCGATGCCCAGGAAGGCTTGATGTCATTTCTGGAAAGAAGAACCGCAAAATTTGAAGGAAAATAG
- a CDS encoding AI-2E family transporter — protein sequence MSALNSTKTPDLAKITYLLLSTVAVVMILYYTEEYVIPFIVAMLIWFIIHEAREYLVRIPYIRNKVPVWLQSTFSFLVMNVILFVVGKLLYTSMSNLSENLEEYQTNLVQAMQELNGLVGVDVASHMTNYVKNSDFTQFIGMMIDTATTLFGDAFLILIYLIFLLVEETVFDKKMEAFYPSDSIRKKKFALLNKMDRNIGRYLLLKTFVSFITGLLSYAVLFFLNIDSPFFWAMMIFVLNYIPTVGSLIATLFPAFFAILQFGELAPFGYVLVSVGVIQVIVGNIIEPKMMGNSLNMSSLVVILSLTIWGAIWGVMGMILSVPITVMMIIVCEEIPSLKFVAVALSENGELSTDYTQAELEDHPIV from the coding sequence ATGTCTGCGCTAAACTCAACTAAGACTCCTGATCTTGCTAAGATCACCTACTTACTCCTAAGTACTGTAGCTGTAGTAATGATACTCTACTATACGGAAGAGTACGTAATCCCATTCATCGTAGCCATGCTTATTTGGTTTATCATTCATGAGGCTAGAGAATACCTCGTAAGAATCCCATATATCCGAAACAAAGTACCTGTCTGGCTACAGAGTACTTTTTCTTTTTTAGTGATGAATGTAATCCTGTTTGTGGTAGGCAAACTACTGTACACCAGCATGTCTAACCTCTCTGAAAATCTTGAAGAATACCAGACCAATCTCGTACAGGCCATGCAAGAACTCAATGGCCTTGTAGGCGTAGATGTGGCTTCTCACATGACCAATTATGTGAAAAATTCGGACTTCACTCAGTTTATCGGTATGATGATCGATACTGCAACTACCTTATTTGGCGATGCTTTTCTTATTTTGATATACCTCATTTTCTTATTGGTAGAAGAAACCGTATTCGACAAAAAAATGGAAGCATTCTACCCAAGTGATAGTATTCGTAAAAAGAAATTCGCCTTGCTCAACAAAATGGATCGTAACATCGGCCGTTATCTCCTGCTCAAAACTTTTGTGAGTTTCATCACTGGACTACTGAGCTATGCCGTATTATTCTTTTTAAATATCGATTCTCCATTTTTCTGGGCTATGATGATTTTTGTACTGAACTATATCCCTACCGTAGGCTCGCTGATCGCTACCCTATTCCCAGCTTTTTTTGCCATTCTCCAGTTTGGAGAGTTGGCTCCGTTTGGCTACGTACTCGTATCTGTGGGAGTAATTCAGGTCATCGTGGGCAACATTATCGAACCTAAAATGATGGGTAATTCGCTCAATATGAGTTCGCTGGTGGTCATTCTTTCTTTGACCATATGGGGAGCTATTTGGGGAGTGATGGGCATGATTCTAAGTGTGCCGATTACCGTAATGATGATCATTGTTTGTGAAGAAATTCCAAGTCTGAAGTTTGTGGCTGTTGCCCTGTCAGAAAATGGAGAGCTAAGCACAGACTACACCCAAGCAGAACTGGAAGATCACCCGATAGTCTAA
- a CDS encoding virulence RhuM family protein, which yields MELTPNQSSFILYTSQNGDVKVDVLLQDETVWLTQKAMQELFGKAKATISEHISNVFKEGELDESMVVRKFRTTSQHGAIEGKTQENEVNFYNLDVIISVGYRVKSQQGTQFRIWATKTLREYIIKGFAMDDERLKQGNAIFGKDYFDELLERIREIRASERRFYQKITDIYAQCSIDYDPKAEVTQTFYKTVQNKLHWAITGHTAAEIIKQRADADKLNMGLTTWKNAPSGKVLKTDISVAKNYLSEKELKDLNRIVTMYLDFAELQAERQNPMKMNDWIGKLDGFLQFNDYQVLKDAGKVKTTIAKQLAEQEYQKFRIEQDKSFESDFDKEVKRITKKGKSNE from the coding sequence ATGGAACTCACTCCAAATCAATCCTCATTCATCCTTTACACCTCCCAAAACGGAGATGTGAAGGTAGATGTGTTACTACAAGACGAAACCGTCTGGCTCACCCAAAAAGCCATGCAAGAACTTTTTGGGAAAGCAAAAGCCACCATTAGTGAGCACATTAGTAATGTATTTAAGGAAGGGGAATTAGACGAATCTATGGTTGTTCGGAAATTCCGAACAACCAGTCAGCATGGTGCTATTGAAGGGAAAACACAAGAAAACGAAGTTAACTTCTATAATCTTGATGTCATTATTTCTGTTGGGTATCGTGTAAAGTCACAACAGGGTACACAGTTCCGTATTTGGGCAACCAAAACCCTTCGGGAGTACATCATCAAAGGTTTTGCGATGGATGATGAACGCCTCAAGCAAGGAAATGCTATTTTCGGAAAAGACTATTTTGATGAATTACTGGAACGTATCCGTGAGATACGTGCTAGCGAAAGACGCTTTTACCAAAAAATCACTGACATCTACGCTCAATGCAGCATCGATTACGACCCTAAAGCAGAAGTCACCCAAACATTCTATAAGACTGTTCAAAATAAATTGCATTGGGCAATTACAGGTCATACAGCAGCGGAAATCATCAAACAACGAGCTGATGCAGACAAACTCAACATGGGTTTAACCACTTGGAAAAACGCTCCTTCAGGAAAAGTATTGAAAACGGATATATCAGTAGCAAAAAACTATCTCAGCGAAAAGGAATTAAAAGACCTGAACCGAATTGTTACCATGTATCTGGACTTTGCCGAACTACAAGCAGAACGTCAAAACCCAATGAAAATGAATGACTGGATAGGAAAACTAGACGGGTTCCTCCAATTCAATGATTACCAAGTATTGAAAGATGCAGGTAAAGTAAAGACTACCATCGCCAAGCAACTAGCGGAACAAGAATATCAAAAGTTTAGAATAGAGCAGGATAAATCATTTGAGTCAGACTTTGACAAAGAAGTAAAACGAATAACCAAGAAAGGGAAGAGCAATGAATAA
- a CDS encoding CHAT domain-containing protein, which yields MKKNYLLTLLYFIGSLAAAQPSVDNKEYQSAEALFESGEYVLALAKYESALLSLTATEATLCQLRIAETNTRLGNAQAGLEQCQQLDANLQNEPLLLAESHSIKGDAYLHLGQNEEAIESLLAGLALFEQGKATDSKEQASCYNDLGIAYWNNGNTDLSLQYLQNALNLREQLHGQNHPSVADTYNNIGLVNADINTFASVIYFKNALTIYRSIYEPNHPKIALVLNNLALQYDEQEEYAKALEYLQQVSAIWDQLYTGDHPSKAFTAFSIGNLYYHQQAYDEAQVHLDQALIMYSRLYGNKHPEIANIYNLKGDIYQKQGEYKMAVEILQMAIYANLAGQELTDIYQNPKLENYYNADILLSSLQQKSDAFETYHYNKTLKFRDLKAALETLEKADELVSHIRQIRLSEKDKISLSAKASEIYEAGVSLSYQMSQVVFSPRLYLEKTFYFAEKSKSAVLLSAIQDTNAKEFSGIPSELIATESQIKSDIVRQEQLLATNQAPEKEAELKQKLLSLNNHYNDFVRKLETDYPNYYNLKFNVKHVELPALQSALPPKTALITHFTTENRIYTFCVTADSYEVYNRPKAEDFDKQIMGLRNAMKYDVKKSFLTTAQRLYSELFPMKLKSTIDQLIIIPEGSLSTIPFETLVTDSKLTDEIGYSQMPYLIKKYNISYDNSATLFVQRKKEIEEYKGATEDILLIAPIHFSQHAYQGLTSRLNDLPGSEAEINEIKYLFKAKSRVADLLTETNASKPNVTDPSIKKYKYIHFATHGMVNESEPNLSRIFLQDGSLYSGDIYNIDIDADLVCLSACETGLGKISKGEGIIGLSRALLYAGAKNLVVSLWTVADESTSKLMIDFYNNHLYSSTYNTFSGALRKAKLSLINGEQYNRPYYWAPFVLIGE from the coding sequence ATGAAAAAAAATTACCTCCTGACACTACTCTATTTCATCGGCTCGTTGGCAGCTGCCCAACCTTCAGTAGACAACAAGGAATACCAATCTGCCGAAGCTCTTTTTGAATCTGGCGAATATGTTTTGGCTCTAGCCAAATATGAATCAGCATTGCTGTCACTCACAGCTACAGAAGCCACCCTATGCCAACTGCGTATCGCAGAAACCAACACTCGACTGGGCAATGCCCAAGCAGGCTTAGAACAATGCCAACAGCTGGATGCCAATCTACAAAACGAACCGCTTTTGTTAGCAGAAAGCCATAGTATAAAAGGAGATGCCTACCTACACTTAGGGCAAAACGAAGAAGCCATAGAATCGCTACTCGCTGGCTTGGCTCTATTTGAACAAGGCAAAGCCACAGACTCAAAAGAGCAAGCCAGTTGTTACAACGATCTCGGAATCGCCTATTGGAACAATGGCAACACAGACCTATCTCTACAATATTTGCAAAACGCACTAAATCTACGCGAGCAACTACATGGGCAAAACCATCCTTCCGTGGCCGATACATACAACAATATTGGGCTGGTAAATGCCGACATCAATACCTTTGCCTCGGTGATCTATTTCAAAAATGCACTTACCATCTACCGTTCTATCTACGAGCCAAATCATCCTAAAATCGCACTCGTGCTCAACAATCTGGCTCTGCAATACGACGAGCAAGAAGAATATGCCAAAGCACTAGAATATCTCCAACAAGTATCCGCCATCTGGGATCAACTATATACAGGAGATCATCCGAGCAAGGCATTTACCGCTTTTAGTATTGGCAATCTGTACTACCACCAGCAGGCCTACGACGAAGCTCAAGTCCACCTAGATCAGGCCTTGATCATGTACAGCAGATTGTATGGCAATAAGCATCCAGAGATTGCCAACATTTACAACCTAAAAGGCGACATCTATCAAAAACAAGGGGAGTATAAAATGGCCGTAGAAATCCTGCAAATGGCCATATACGCCAATCTTGCAGGACAAGAGCTCACGGATATTTATCAAAATCCGAAATTGGAAAATTACTACAATGCCGACATCCTACTGAGCTCGCTACAGCAGAAATCGGACGCCTTTGAAACGTATCATTACAACAAAACCTTGAAATTCAGAGACCTTAAAGCAGCGCTCGAAACCCTCGAGAAAGCCGACGAGCTAGTAAGTCACATTCGCCAGATTCGCTTGAGCGAAAAGGATAAAATCTCCCTAAGTGCCAAGGCATCTGAAATCTATGAAGCGGGAGTATCGCTGTCGTACCAAATGAGTCAGGTGGTCTTCTCCCCCCGACTCTACTTGGAAAAGACGTTTTATTTTGCTGAAAAAAGCAAATCGGCTGTACTATTATCTGCCATCCAAGACACCAATGCCAAAGAATTTTCAGGCATCCCCTCTGAGCTAATCGCTACCGAAAGTCAGATCAAGTCCGACATCGTAAGACAAGAACAACTGCTCGCTACCAATCAAGCACCTGAAAAAGAAGCAGAACTGAAACAAAAACTTCTCTCTCTCAACAACCACTACAACGACTTTGTACGAAAGCTAGAGACGGATTACCCCAATTACTACAACCTGAAATTTAACGTGAAGCATGTAGAGCTACCTGCACTACAAAGCGCACTACCCCCAAAAACAGCGCTGATTACACACTTTACTACCGAAAACAGAATTTATACTTTTTGTGTAACTGCAGACAGCTACGAAGTCTACAATCGACCCAAAGCCGAAGACTTTGACAAGCAAATCATGGGGCTCAGAAATGCCATGAAATACGACGTGAAAAAATCGTTTCTCACGACTGCACAGCGGCTATACAGTGAGTTATTTCCCATGAAACTCAAGAGTACTATCGATCAATTGATTATCATTCCAGAAGGCAGCTTGTCCACGATTCCGTTTGAGACACTGGTGACTGATTCGAAATTGACCGATGAGATCGGTTATTCGCAAATGCCATATCTAATCAAAAAATACAACATAAGCTATGACAACTCCGCTACTTTGTTTGTACAGCGAAAAAAAGAAATTGAGGAATACAAAGGTGCCACAGAAGACATCCTACTCATCGCTCCTATCCACTTTAGCCAGCATGCATATCAAGGGCTGACTAGCAGACTCAACGACTTGCCTGGTTCAGAAGCAGAAATCAATGAGATCAAATACCTATTCAAGGCCAAATCCCGAGTGGCCGACCTACTCACAGAAACAAACGCATCGAAACCCAACGTTACTGACCCGTCGATCAAAAAATACAAATACATCCACTTTGCTACACATGGGATGGTCAACGAGTCCGAACCCAATCTCTCTCGCATATTCCTACAAGACGGCAGTTTGTACTCTGGTGATATATACAACATCGACATCGATGCAGATCTGGTCTGCTTGAGTGCTTGTGAAACGGGATTAGGTAAAATATCGAAGGGTGAAGGGATCATTGGGCTCTCCCGTGCCTTGCTCTATGCCGGTGCCAAAAATCTGGTCGTTTCTCTCTGGACAGTCGCCGATGAGTCTACCTCTAAACTCATGATAGACTTCTACAACAATCACTTGTATTCGTCGACTTACAATACCTTTAGTGGTGCACTGAGAAAGGCCAAACTGTCGCTCATCAATGGAGAACAATACAACCGTCCATACTATTGGGCGCCATTTGTACTAATCGGTGAGTAA
- the corA gene encoding magnesium/cobalt transporter CorA: MKPIDITRPDKLLLQGIKTLSTLGQSLYSNKKSEAKAKAELTFIGQKKMDEVQSQLYEFDADSLDIKEDLTSFQFLKEPVKSKVYWLNFHGIHDVPMVQKVGKSARLDRLTIRQILDTTQRPKVEDYEDHLFFSVKSIAKKEELEVEQLSFVLGSSFAISFQEEIGDHFDGIRNKLVEGLGFIRKRGSDYLLSQLLDGILDNYFETIDQTNAEIALIEKVVISDPDKSTLIVLEKHKQNAQVIKKALGPFKEALNNLMNGDTKLIKPTNLKYFKDLNNSAAAAMEEIEATLRTLEGLTNICFASQSQKMNETMKVLTTVATIFIPLTFIAGIYGMNFDNMPELHHPYGYYYTWGVMGAIFVAMLIYFRVKKWI, from the coding sequence ATGAAACCAATAGATATTACACGACCAGACAAACTTTTGCTCCAAGGTATAAAAACCCTCAGTACCCTGGGTCAAAGCTTATATTCTAATAAAAAATCGGAGGCCAAGGCCAAGGCTGAGTTGACTTTCATTGGACAAAAGAAAATGGATGAGGTTCAAAGCCAACTCTATGAGTTCGATGCCGATTCCCTCGACATCAAAGAGGATTTGACCTCCTTTCAGTTTTTGAAAGAACCTGTGAAAAGTAAAGTATATTGGCTCAACTTCCATGGAATTCATGACGTACCCATGGTACAAAAAGTAGGGAAATCAGCCCGCTTAGATAGACTCACCATTAGACAGATTCTAGACACCACGCAGCGACCCAAAGTGGAGGACTATGAGGATCACCTGTTTTTTAGTGTAAAATCCATCGCCAAGAAAGAAGAACTCGAAGTTGAGCAGCTGTCCTTTGTACTAGGCTCTTCCTTCGCTATTTCGTTTCAGGAAGAAATCGGCGATCACTTCGACGGCATTCGCAACAAGCTCGTAGAAGGGCTAGGGTTTATTCGCAAGCGGGGCAGTGACTACCTCCTATCTCAGCTCCTAGATGGCATCCTCGACAACTATTTTGAAACCATAGACCAGACCAATGCAGAAATAGCGCTGATCGAAAAAGTAGTCATCTCCGACCCTGACAAGTCCACACTGATCGTGCTAGAAAAGCATAAGCAAAACGCACAGGTGATCAAAAAAGCCCTAGGGCCATTTAAAGAAGCCTTGAACAACCTCATGAATGGTGATACAAAATTGATCAAACCGACCAACCTCAAGTACTTCAAAGACTTGAATAATTCCGCGGCAGCGGCCATGGAAGAAATAGAAGCGACCCTACGCACCCTCGAAGGACTCACCAACATCTGTTTTGCCTCGCAAAGTCAGAAAATGAACGAGACCATGAAAGTGCTCACCACGGTAGCTACTATCTTCATTCCACTCACTTTTATCGCGGGTATCTATGGTATGAATTTCGACAATATGCCAGAGCTACATCACCCCTATGGGTACTATTATACTTGGGGAGTCATGGGAGCCATATTTGTCGCCATGCTCATCTATTTCAGAGTCAAAAAGTGGATCTAG